The Oceanispirochaeta sp. genome contains the following window.
TTATGAACTCAGGAAAAGCAACACAACCTGGAACCTTACAGGGTGGAAGACCTCTTCCGTGGAACCATGGGTTTACAGCATGAATGACATAATTGAATCAATCCTATGTGAGCTGGCATTGGCGGAGGACACTCACCCATCATGGCCTAAAGACATCATCCATCAGGTGGCAATCATGGCAGAAGAGTCAGGGGAGGCCGTGAGAGCCGCTAATCAGTACGTCTATGAGAGAGGGACCCTTTATGACTACAGGATGGAATTGATCCAGACAGCGGCCATGTGTATCAGATGCCTGAAGAACCTGGAAGGAGTTGAATAATGAGTATGGATAACGAAAAAAGAAAGGTTGAATTTGTTTTAAAGTTAGCTCCTGGTTTTGGAATCGGAATATATTATTACAAAGGGATTATTGCCAGCGACGTTGACAGAATGGTTAAAATCAATTTTCTTTTATGGGATATCTTGATTCTTGGAATACCTGCGGGAGTTGATTGATGTACCGATCAAAATACAACGCCAAAAAGATTGTAATTGACGGCATCAAGTTTGACTCACAGAAAGAGGGGAAGCGGTATCAGGAATTAAAATGGCTTGAGACAGATGGACAGATCCATAGCCTAGAATTACAGCCGAAGTTTGAAATAGTTTCACGTATTAAATGGAATGGTAAAACATTGGCAAAGCGATCATATAAAGCTGATTTCAAGTATTACCTTGTCAGCGCTGGGATGTGGGTAGTTGAAGATGTCAAGGGATTTTTGACTCCTGTCTACACTCTGAAAAGACAGATATTCCTGAATCTTTACCCTGACTATTTATTTATCGAAACATAAGGAATTATAATGACAATTGAACTAATCAACGAACCGATAAAACTTCCCTCCTGTTCTCCCATAGCGGCCTATGAGGACA
Protein-coding sequences here:
- a CDS encoding DUF1064 domain-containing protein; amino-acid sequence: MYRSKYNAKKIVIDGIKFDSQKEGKRYQELKWLETDGQIHSLELQPKFEIVSRIKWNGKTLAKRSYKADFKYYLVSAGMWVVEDVKGFLTPVYTLKRQIFLNLYPDYLFIET